A genomic stretch from Terriglobia bacterium includes:
- a CDS encoding DUF1501 domain-containing protein: MSQHKASNPMTRREALCRMGGGFGMMAFASLVGQSVNYAQGIVAPDGTGGVATLDYPQRVKRVIFLFMNGGCSTIDCFDPKPALEKYDGQPMPGGSVKTERRTGELMKSPFKFKKYGECGMDVSELWPHLGEFADEIAWVRSVYTDIPNHEPACLMVNTGANQAGRPSMGAWMTYGLGTDNKSLPGFVVLSPNLPTTVGSPLWSNGFLPAVNQGTFISSRIQTRPNSDGDDDMADMPDPAAAAGDKGKDGKEKQKKIVVEQAFDPKKLISFVNNPKFQMTEQRREMDLLEKMEAIDRQRVGSSANVEAVLKSMEVAYRMQTEAPEVFDVRKESQATLNLYGEGTTARGCLQAARLVEKGVRIVQVFYASGDPWDAHADIMAHKVNAKNSDQAYAALLKDLKQRGLWKDTLVVCGSEFGRTPVREVGGNGTGVKRGRDHNPFGFTMWLAGGAVKGGTIYGSTDEFGFKAVEKPAHVHDIHATILYLMGIDHKKLTYRYSGRDFRLTDVAGNVIHELIA, translated from the coding sequence ATGTCACAACACAAAGCAAGTAATCCGATGACTCGCCGCGAGGCCTTGTGCCGGATGGGTGGTGGTTTCGGCATGATGGCCTTCGCCAGCCTCGTGGGTCAGTCCGTCAATTACGCCCAGGGAATTGTTGCGCCGGACGGAACAGGCGGCGTCGCGACCCTCGACTATCCGCAACGCGTGAAGCGCGTGATTTTTCTCTTCATGAATGGTGGATGCTCCACCATCGATTGCTTCGATCCAAAACCCGCTCTCGAAAAATATGACGGCCAACCGATGCCCGGCGGCAGCGTCAAGACCGAGCGGCGTACCGGCGAGCTGATGAAGTCGCCGTTTAAATTCAAGAAGTACGGCGAGTGCGGCATGGACGTCAGCGAACTCTGGCCGCATCTCGGCGAATTCGCCGACGAGATCGCCTGGGTGCGTTCGGTCTATACCGATATTCCGAATCATGAACCGGCCTGTCTGATGGTGAACACCGGAGCCAATCAGGCGGGCCGCCCCTCGATGGGCGCATGGATGACCTATGGCCTGGGCACGGACAACAAGAGTCTACCCGGATTCGTGGTTTTGAGTCCCAATCTGCCGACCACAGTAGGTTCGCCGCTATGGAGCAATGGCTTCCTGCCTGCCGTCAATCAGGGGACCTTCATCTCTTCACGAATCCAGACCCGGCCGAACTCCGATGGTGACGACGACATGGCAGATATGCCGGATCCCGCCGCGGCCGCCGGCGATAAGGGCAAAGACGGCAAAGAGAAACAGAAAAAAATTGTCGTCGAACAGGCCTTTGATCCGAAAAAACTCATCAGCTTCGTGAACAATCCGAAATTTCAGATGACCGAGCAACGCCGCGAAATGGACCTTTTGGAAAAAATGGAAGCCATCGACCGTCAGCGCGTCGGATCGAGCGCCAATGTTGAAGCCGTACTGAAATCCATGGAAGTTGCTTACCGGATGCAGACGGAAGCCCCTGAAGTCTTCGACGTGCGGAAGGAATCACAGGCAACGCTCAATCTTTATGGCGAAGGCACAACCGCGCGCGGCTGCCTGCAGGCGGCCCGGCTCGTCGAAAAAGGCGTTCGTATCGTGCAGGTGTTCTATGCCAGCGGCGACCCATGGGATGCTCACGCCGATATCATGGCGCACAAGGTCAACGCCAAGAACTCCGACCAGGCCTATGCTGCACTGCTCAAAGATCTCAAACAGCGCGGACTGTGGAAAGACACGCTGGTCGTCTGCGGCTCCGAGTTCGGCCGGACTCCAGTCCGCGAAGTCGGCGGCAACGGTACCGGAGTGAAACGCGGCCGCGACCACAATCCATTCGGGTTCACGATGTGGCTGGCCGGCGGCGCCGTCAAAGGCGGCACCATCTACGGCTCAACCGACGAGTTCGGTTTCAAGGCCGTCGAGAAGCCCGCGCACGTTCATGACATCCACGCCACCATCCTTTATTTGATGGGCATCGATCACAAGAAACTGACCTACCGCTATAGCGGCCGCGATTTCCGCCTGACCGATGTGGCGGGCAACGTCATTCATGAGTTGATCGCATGA
- a CDS encoding MBL fold metallo-hydrolase: protein MCSALLSQRAPRPPKPGVKEPGVQRQMTTVTPIAVFTTEGTPDWQVLTDDAVWVTNGPKSTVHRLDMKTNTVAATVQVGKRPCSGLAWGFGSVWVPNCGDNTLSRIDTKTNQVIATLPYGPANSEGGITASTNAVWMLTDKARSASAIARSTNQSLLSRIDPATNMAVAQIEVPSGSFSCVVGEDGAIWISSTENNLVSRVDPKTNMVTDKIDVGLQPRFLTAGGGSIWTLNQGDGTVSRVDIKTKKLVTNIQVGIPGTGGEIAFGEGYVWATIPEIPISQIDPATNKVVHQWLGTGGDSIRAGFGSVFLSNLRAGNVWRIHPNQLEAGVAVGSLPKVWQTGGPDCAALPKWQVHEYNPDFYILRESGCTNYEKPFLYLIFGSERAMLEDTGAGKEVETSSVVMDVVAQWAKRNKKDSVPLIVMHSHGHGDHTAGDAQFKDKPNVQFVAAAVPDVQKAFGIEHWPNDIGHVDLGGRILDVIPIPGHHVASIALYDSRTGLLLTGDSLYPGRLYVADLPAFVASNQRLVDFVRDRPVSHILGTHIEQARTPYVDYPRGTTWQPDEHVLELSRGDLLELNEALTKLNGKPDKIVLRDVTVVPRR, encoded by the coding sequence TTGTGTTCCGCTCTGCTCTCGCAACGCGCTCCGCGTCCTCCCAAGCCGGGCGTGAAGGAGCCTGGCGTTCAACGCCAGATGACCACGGTCACTCCTATTGCCGTCTTCACGACGGAAGGGACACCCGACTGGCAGGTCCTGACGGACGACGCGGTCTGGGTCACCAATGGACCGAAGAGCACAGTCCATCGCCTGGACATGAAAACCAACACAGTCGCTGCCACGGTTCAGGTCGGCAAACGGCCCTGTTCCGGGCTCGCCTGGGGCTTCGGCAGCGTATGGGTTCCGAACTGCGGCGACAACACGCTTTCGCGCATCGATACCAAAACCAATCAGGTGATCGCGACTCTGCCTTACGGCCCGGCCAATAGCGAAGGCGGTATTACCGCAAGTACGAATGCCGTCTGGATGCTGACGGACAAAGCGCGAAGCGCAAGCGCGATAGCGCGCAGCACCAATCAAAGCCTGCTCTCACGAATCGATCCGGCGACCAACATGGCCGTGGCTCAGATCGAAGTGCCGTCCGGGTCTTTTTCGTGCGTGGTTGGTGAGGACGGCGCCATCTGGATCAGCAGCACGGAAAACAATCTGGTATCTCGTGTCGATCCGAAGACGAACATGGTCACCGACAAGATCGACGTCGGCCTTCAGCCTCGCTTTCTGACGGCCGGCGGCGGCTCGATCTGGACCTTGAATCAAGGCGACGGCACGGTTTCCCGCGTCGACATCAAGACGAAGAAACTCGTCACGAACATCCAGGTCGGGATCCCCGGGACCGGCGGCGAGATTGCATTCGGCGAAGGTTATGTCTGGGCGACGATCCCGGAGATTCCTATTTCCCAGATCGACCCGGCTACAAATAAGGTTGTTCACCAGTGGCTTGGCACAGGTGGAGATTCCATTCGAGCCGGGTTCGGTTCGGTGTTTCTCTCCAACCTGCGAGCCGGGAATGTCTGGAGGATTCATCCGAACCAGCTCGAGGCGGGCGTTGCGGTCGGCAGTCTGCCGAAAGTCTGGCAAACCGGCGGCCCGGATTGCGCGGCCTTGCCGAAATGGCAAGTACATGAATACAACCCGGACTTTTACATCCTGAGGGAATCCGGCTGCACGAACTACGAAAAGCCTTTCCTGTACCTGATCTTTGGTTCCGAGCGAGCCATGCTCGAAGATACGGGTGCGGGCAAGGAGGTGGAGACCAGCTCCGTTGTAATGGACGTTGTCGCACAATGGGCGAAGCGGAATAAGAAGGACTCGGTTCCGCTCATCGTCATGCACTCTCACGGACATGGCGACCACACGGCGGGCGACGCGCAGTTCAAGGACAAACCGAACGTCCAGTTCGTCGCGGCGGCGGTACCTGATGTTCAGAAAGCGTTTGGAATCGAACACTGGCCGAATGATATCGGTCATGTGGATCTCGGAGGCCGCATTCTGGATGTGATTCCCATTCCCGGACATCATGTGGCGTCCATCGCATTGTATGACTCGCGTACCGGCCTTCTGCTGACAGGCGACAGCCTCTATCCCGGCCGGCTCTACGTTGCGGATTTACCGGCTTTCGTCGCCAGCAACCAGCGGCTTGTCGACTTCGTGCGCGACCGGCCGGTTTCGCACATTCTCGGTACGCATATCGAGCAGGCGCGAACGCCGTATGTGGATTATCCGCGCGGAACCACCTGGCAGCCGGATGAACACGTGCTCGAATTGTCGCGCGGCGACCTGTTGGAGCTGAACGAGGCTCTGACAAAATTGAATGGAAAACCAGACAAGATTGTCTTGCGCGATGTAACAGTGGTTCCGCGGCGGTAA
- a CDS encoding PSD1 and planctomycete cytochrome C domain-containing protein codes for MKTKLQLAVFLSLAAVSSLAAQTTPASSPDFFEAKIRPVLIKNCYTCHTGSQMGGLRLDSQEAVMKGGNRGPVVVPGKAAGSLLVTAIQQTDPSLKMPLGGKLTDAEISDFTAWIDAGAVWPKNAATAAANDGKYIVYPEQKEFWSLVSLKTTKVPAVKDVKWPKTDLDHFVLARLEKDGLKPVAPASKRDLIRRASLDLTGLPPTYEEIQAFEKDTSANAFAKVVDRLLASPQYGERWGRVWLDVARYGEDDYRSLNPNPKGYRPYPNAYAYRDWVIQAFNDDMPFDKFVKAQIAGDLVDPQDRPKMLAGTGFLGLGPWYYDNGAFEITRADERHDRVDAVTRGFLGLTVGCARCHNHKYDPIPQTDYYSLAGVFYNTIYEEYPGAPKKIVDEYAKLEDELDKEQKILQEATTASTDTLSRSLVYQTSNYLMGVWDVTQTGTAKKEIAQVVEQRKLDYELLDRWIKYMAKPTTKYKNKDAWQAMIKKGGTQQDAKRLADKFQEEVVAAMLEKNDIDGENKVIQAKDLDGTKPKKRTDKPSNFMSFKDFNPGSWLRLKSLPDEQNNFWTEIFQRELKDEEDPNAMPMNGRQGNPGVLLFRGWGLESRIGEEAQARIKNIQSDVDAVKKKMEVHYPFIHGVRDSEKPEDIPVAFRGDPNNPTGKPVPRHFLSLLSEGDPKPFTQGSGRLELAEAISKQPLALRVFVNRIWKGHFGTGIVDTPSNFGTAGERPTNPELLEYMANYFVSHGTSVKALQREIMLSSVYQLSTADNAEDFAKDSGNRLYWRAEKKRLDAEELRDGVLFTAGNLDNAMGGPSADLTPANLRRTVYGKVSRYKLDEYLQLFDFPSPSISAEKRFVTTVPLQRLFLMNSDFMQIEAEELAKRVANETDNRARIKRAYEYVYGRDATEEEIGLGLNYLRSEPLTEYDEGKTRAPAPGAGGRRGGRGGAQGQAKGPAGSAGKAAAQAKSADGDDKPAETAALAAADKPEGAKPATEAAKPAPAAEAAAEPTAEPTAEPADGAVADTATADAGGDGAAPAQPMGMGMMGGMGRRGGVAATPEVKYDVSVWGRYTKVLFSSSEFLFIN; via the coding sequence ATGAAGACAAAATTGCAGTTGGCTGTTTTTCTCTCCCTGGCCGCAGTTTCCAGCCTTGCCGCGCAAACCACTCCGGCGAGCTCTCCGGACTTCTTCGAGGCGAAGATCCGGCCCGTTCTGATCAAGAACTGTTACACCTGCCATACCGGATCGCAGATGGGCGGATTGCGTCTGGATAGCCAGGAAGCGGTGATGAAGGGAGGCAATCGCGGTCCCGTCGTCGTGCCGGGCAAGGCGGCCGGAAGCCTGCTCGTTACGGCGATCCAGCAGACGGATCCTTCCCTGAAAATGCCCCTGGGCGGCAAACTCACCGATGCGGAAATAAGCGATTTCACGGCATGGATCGACGCTGGAGCCGTCTGGCCGAAAAATGCGGCAACAGCCGCTGCCAACGATGGCAAATATATCGTTTATCCGGAACAGAAGGAATTCTGGTCGCTGGTTTCGCTGAAGACGACCAAAGTCCCTGCTGTGAAAGATGTCAAGTGGCCGAAGACCGATCTCGATCACTTTGTTCTTGCGCGGCTCGAGAAAGATGGACTGAAGCCGGTCGCGCCGGCTTCGAAGCGTGATTTGATCCGGCGCGCATCGCTCGATCTCACAGGGCTCCCGCCGACCTACGAAGAGATTCAGGCCTTCGAGAAGGACACCTCGGCGAACGCGTTCGCCAAAGTCGTCGACCGGCTTCTGGCCTCACCGCAGTACGGCGAGCGATGGGGTCGTGTATGGCTGGACGTCGCGCGTTACGGCGAAGATGACTATCGCAGTCTGAATCCGAATCCGAAGGGCTATCGCCCGTACCCCAATGCGTACGCCTATCGCGACTGGGTCATTCAGGCCTTCAATGACGACATGCCTTTCGACAAGTTCGTGAAGGCGCAGATCGCAGGTGATCTGGTCGATCCGCAAGACCGGCCCAAAATGCTCGCCGGCACCGGATTCCTTGGACTGGGTCCCTGGTACTACGACAACGGCGCGTTTGAAATCACCCGGGCCGATGAGCGTCATGACCGGGTTGACGCTGTCACACGCGGTTTTCTCGGCCTGACCGTGGGGTGCGCCCGCTGCCACAACCACAAGTACGATCCCATTCCTCAGACCGACTACTACTCCCTGGCCGGTGTTTTCTACAACACGATTTATGAAGAATATCCCGGCGCTCCCAAGAAAATCGTCGATGAATACGCGAAGCTCGAAGACGAACTCGACAAAGAGCAGAAAATTCTGCAGGAAGCCACAACGGCTTCTACCGACACACTTTCCCGCTCGCTGGTTTACCAGACATCCAACTATCTGATGGGCGTCTGGGATGTTACCCAGACCGGTACGGCGAAGAAAGAGATCGCCCAGGTCGTCGAGCAGCGAAAGCTCGATTACGAACTCCTCGACCGCTGGATCAAGTACATGGCCAAGCCGACCACGAAGTACAAAAACAAGGATGCCTGGCAGGCCATGATCAAGAAAGGCGGCACGCAGCAGGATGCGAAACGGCTGGCCGACAAATTCCAGGAAGAAGTCGTCGCCGCCATGCTCGAAAAGAACGACATCGACGGCGAGAACAAAGTCATCCAGGCGAAAGACCTCGACGGCACCAAGCCGAAGAAGCGCACCGACAAGCCGAGCAATTTCATGTCATTCAAGGATTTCAATCCCGGATCATGGCTCCGCTTGAAGAGCCTGCCGGATGAGCAGAACAACTTCTGGACCGAAATCTTCCAGCGCGAGCTGAAGGATGAAGAAGATCCCAACGCGATGCCGATGAACGGACGGCAGGGAAATCCCGGCGTCCTTTTGTTCCGCGGCTGGGGACTGGAAAGCCGGATCGGCGAGGAAGCCCAGGCACGAATCAAGAACATCCAGAGCGACGTTGATGCCGTCAAGAAAAAGATGGAAGTTCATTACCCCTTCATTCACGGCGTCAGGGATTCCGAAAAGCCGGAAGACATCCCGGTGGCGTTCCGCGGAGATCCGAACAATCCGACCGGAAAGCCGGTCCCGCGGCACTTCCTGAGTCTGCTTTCCGAAGGCGACCCGAAGCCCTTTACGCAGGGAAGCGGACGCCTGGAGCTGGCGGAAGCGATCTCGAAGCAGCCGCTCGCCCTGCGGGTTTTCGTCAATCGAATCTGGAAAGGACATTTCGGAACAGGCATCGTCGACACGCCGAGCAATTTCGGAACTGCCGGCGAGCGTCCGACCAATCCGGAGCTGCTCGAGTACATGGCAAATTACTTCGTTTCACACGGAACATCCGTGAAAGCCCTTCAGCGGGAAATCATGCTGAGTTCCGTGTATCAGCTCAGCACGGCCGACAACGCGGAAGACTTCGCCAAGGATTCCGGCAACCGGCTCTATTGGCGCGCCGAGAAGAAGCGTCTCGATGCGGAAGAGCTTCGCGATGGCGTTCTTTTCACGGCCGGCAATCTCGACAATGCGATGGGCGGCCCTTCCGCCGATCTGACTCCGGCCAACCTGCGCCGCACGGTGTACGGCAAGGTCAGCCGCTACAAACTCGACGAATATCTGCAACTCTTCGATTTTCCGAGCCCGAGTATCAGCGCCGAAAAACGCTTCGTGACCACGGTCCCATTACAGCGCCTCTTCCTGATGAACAGCGATTTTATGCAGATCGAGGCCGAAGAGCTGGCAAAGCGCGTGGCGAACGAAACCGACAATCGCGCCCGCATCAAGAGAGCCTACGAATACGTCTACGGCCGTGACGCGACAGAAGAAGAAATCGGGCTGGGCTTGAACTACCTCAGGAGTGAGCCGTTGACCGAATACGACGAAGGCAAGACTCGAGCGCCGGCGCCCGGAGCCGGCGGCCGTCGCGGAGGACGCGGCGGCGCTCAGGGACAAGCGAAAGGACCGGCAGGGTCGGCTGGAAAGGCTGCCGCGCAGGCAAAGAGCGCTGACGGTGACGATAAGCCGGCCGAAACGGCTGCACTGGCTGCAGCAGACAAACCGGAAGGGGCAAAGCCCGCAACAGAGGCGGCCAAACCCGCACCGGCGGCCGAAGCAGCCGCCGAGCCAACCGCCGAGCCAACCGCCGAACCGGCCGACGGCGCGGTGGCCGATACAGCCACAGCGGATGCCGGCGGCGACGGCGCCGCTCCAGCTCAACCGATGGGCATGGGAATGATGGGCGGCATGGGCCGGCGAGGCGGCGTTGCCGCAACTCCCGAAGTTAAATATGACGTCAGCGTCTGGGGCCGCTACACCAAGGTCCTGTTCAGCTCCAGCGAGTTCCTGTTTATTAACTAA
- a CDS encoding DUF1552 domain-containing protein: MIITKRHLSRRTFLRGALGTTVALPMLDAMAPALTAQSKTAAAPFRFGTVYLPCGIYPDTWHPEAAGSGFAFKQVMQPVEKHRSHLVTISNLTAPWGESVHVGASTAFLNGVGPAGDRDGTGDMFGKIQSKKTLDQYIADMVAEDTPLRSIEVGTEDMGTSVGACDGFPCTFFNTLAWRTDSSPLPVAINPRVTFERMFGEAGSPEERSARLKERQSLLDSVSGETRRLKGTLGAPDRVIFDEYLNNIRDVELQLERMEKRLGTITGIPDAPVGLPEAFDDHMSITYDLMHLALQGDISRVFTFMIGHEPTDRSYAQLGIPETHHSMSHHGNDPEKMAKYAKIGTYHVAKLSEFIEKMKATPDGDGSLLDHSLIYFGSGMSNGNLHDRSNPPALLLGGAYGKLKGDRHIVAKKEPTANLLLAIAHLYGAQIDKFGASTGRLDL; the protein is encoded by the coding sequence ATGATCATCACGAAGAGGCATCTGTCCCGCCGCACCTTCCTGCGCGGCGCTCTGGGCACAACAGTCGCGCTGCCGATGCTCGATGCGATGGCGCCGGCTCTGACAGCGCAATCGAAAACGGCTGCCGCTCCGTTCCGGTTCGGCACGGTGTACTTGCCCTGCGGAATCTATCCGGACACCTGGCATCCCGAGGCCGCGGGCTCCGGCTTCGCGTTCAAGCAGGTGATGCAGCCGGTCGAAAAGCACCGCTCGCACCTGGTCACAATCAGCAACCTGACCGCTCCATGGGGCGAGTCGGTGCACGTCGGCGCCAGCACGGCGTTCCTGAACGGCGTGGGTCCGGCAGGTGACCGCGACGGCACCGGTGATATGTTCGGCAAGATCCAGTCCAAGAAGACGCTTGACCAGTACATCGCCGACATGGTGGCGGAGGACACGCCGCTGCGGTCGATTGAGGTGGGCACCGAGGACATGGGAACCTCCGTCGGTGCGTGCGACGGCTTTCCGTGTACGTTCTTCAACACTCTGGCGTGGCGTACGGACAGCAGTCCGCTGCCGGTGGCCATCAACCCGCGCGTCACCTTCGAGCGGATGTTCGGCGAGGCCGGGTCGCCCGAGGAGCGTTCCGCCCGGCTCAAGGAAAGACAGAGCCTGCTCGACTCGGTCAGCGGCGAAACCCGCCGCCTGAAGGGCACGCTCGGCGCGCCCGACCGCGTGATTTTCGACGAGTACCTCAACAACATCCGGGACGTTGAGCTGCAGCTCGAACGCATGGAAAAGCGGCTTGGCACGATCACGGGCATTCCCGATGCGCCGGTCGGACTCCCCGAGGCGTTTGACGACCACATGTCGATCACCTACGATCTGATGCATCTCGCGCTGCAAGGCGACATCAGTCGCGTGTTCACCTTCATGATCGGGCACGAGCCGACCGATCGCAGTTACGCGCAGCTCGGAATTCCCGAAACGCACCACAGTATGTCGCACCACGGAAACGATCCCGAAAAGATGGCGAAGTACGCCAAAATCGGTACCTATCATGTGGCCAAGCTGTCCGAGTTCATCGAGAAGATGAAAGCGACGCCGGACGGCGACGGCAGCCTGCTCGACCACTCCTTGATCTACTTCGGGAGCGGCATGAGCAACGGCAATCTCCACGACCGCAGCAACCCGCCCGCCCTGCTGCTGGGCGGCGCGTACGGCAAACTGAAAGGCGATCGCCACATCGTGGCCAAAAAGGAACCGACCGCGAACCTCCTGCTCGCGATCGCCCACCTCTACGGCGCGCAGATCGACAAGTTTGGAGCCAGCACCGGACGGCTGGATCTGTAG
- a CDS encoding SMP-30/gluconolactonase/LRE family protein produces MKPSVFTVTVISLCLSAVTYGQTTAPQDQCRPAAPPEFQAAARGGGAARGQGSQARGGGGQAQQPVPRDANVTGIPGVVAAGAKWTKIWQQAGNSADGILPDKDGNVLVAQEDYDAVLKIDQNGKSSVFVANAKGVGSIAMDRQGRLYGAHRTERPGSTKPDRDSIINAITVLAPERSTVADNWADGTPLTVRPNDLLPDSHGGAYFTSGCLYYASPKGGVTVVADNLRTNGIVFSPDDKVLYVTNGGTIVAFDVQAPGMLTNRRDFAKLEAGGSGDGSAVDSQGRLYVTSNPGVQVFDKTGKYLGIIPTPRSLISVAFAGPGKKTLFIVGSGADDANGQPIREGPQQTAATVYKLPMIAQGVKGRAK; encoded by the coding sequence ATGAAACCCAGCGTCTTCACTGTCACTGTTATTTCGCTTTGTCTCTCCGCAGTCACTTATGGACAGACCACGGCGCCGCAGGATCAATGCAGGCCTGCTGCACCTCCGGAATTTCAGGCCGCGGCGCGCGGCGGCGGAGCGGCCAGGGGCCAGGGTTCCCAGGCGCGCGGCGGCGGCGGTCAGGCGCAGCAGCCCGTCCCTCGCGACGCGAATGTGACCGGGATCCCGGGAGTTGTCGCGGCTGGAGCAAAGTGGACGAAGATCTGGCAGCAGGCCGGCAACAGCGCGGACGGAATTCTTCCGGATAAGGACGGCAATGTCCTCGTCGCCCAGGAAGACTACGATGCCGTCCTGAAGATCGATCAGAACGGCAAGTCGTCCGTATTTGTCGCGAATGCGAAGGGCGTGGGATCGATTGCGATGGATCGCCAGGGCCGTCTTTACGGCGCACACCGGACGGAGCGGCCGGGTTCGACGAAGCCGGACCGCGATTCGATTATTAATGCGATCACTGTCCTTGCCCCGGAACGCTCAACCGTAGCGGACAACTGGGCGGACGGCACGCCGTTGACCGTGCGTCCGAATGATCTCCTCCCCGACAGTCACGGCGGCGCGTACTTCACATCGGGTTGCCTCTACTATGCGAGCCCGAAAGGCGGCGTCACGGTGGTTGCCGATAACCTCCGGACCAACGGGATCGTCTTCAGTCCCGACGACAAGGTTCTCTATGTCACCAACGGTGGCACCATCGTCGCTTTCGATGTCCAGGCACCGGGTATGCTCACGAATCGCCGCGATTTCGCAAAGCTCGAAGCCGGCGGCTCCGGCGACGGCAGCGCGGTGGATTCGCAGGGACGTTTGTATGTGACCTCGAATCCCGGCGTTCAGGTCTTCGACAAAACCGGGAAATACCTTGGCATCATTCCCACTCCCCGCAGCCTGATCAGCGTGGCCTTCGCAGGTCCCGGCAAGAAAACGCTTTTCATCGTCGGTTCCGGCGCGGACGATGCCAACGGCCAACCCATTCGCGAAGGCCCGCAGCAGACCGCCGCGACGGTTTACAAACTGCCGATGATCGCGCAGGGCGTCAAGGGCCGCGCGAAATAG